A region from the Janthinobacterium agaricidamnosum genome encodes:
- the asd gene encoding aspartate-semialdehyde dehydrogenase, giving the protein MKLVGLVGWRGMVGSVLMQRMQEEGDFAHIEPVFFTTSNTGGAAPAMAKNETILKDANNIAELSKCDIIISCQGGDYTSAVFPQLRASGWNGYWIDAASTLRMEKDAVIVLDPVNLHVIKDALGKGVKNYIGGNCTVSCMMMGLGGLFQHDLIDWMTSMTYQAASGGGAQHMRELLTQFGTINSSVKALLENPASAILEIDRQVLATQHGYSPDEIKQFGAPLAGNLIPWIDKDLGNGQSKEEWKAGAETNKILGRGIDFGTKEIPVDGLCVRIGAMRCHSQALTIKLKKDVPLDEINDIIASNNQWVKFVPNTREASVRDLSPAAVTGSLTIPVGRVRKMSMGGEYLSAFTVGDQLLWGAAEPLRRMLRILLDA; this is encoded by the coding sequence ATGAAATTAGTTGGCTTGGTAGGTTGGCGCGGTATGGTCGGTTCGGTCCTGATGCAGCGCATGCAGGAAGAGGGCGATTTCGCCCACATTGAACCGGTGTTTTTCACCACCTCGAACACGGGCGGCGCGGCGCCGGCCATGGCGAAGAATGAAACCATCCTCAAGGATGCCAACAACATCGCCGAACTGTCCAAGTGCGACATCATCATTTCCTGCCAGGGCGGCGACTACACGAGCGCCGTCTTCCCGCAGCTGCGCGCTAGCGGCTGGAACGGTTACTGGATCGATGCGGCCTCGACCTTGCGCATGGAAAAAGACGCCGTCATCGTGCTCGACCCCGTCAACCTGCACGTCATCAAGGATGCGCTGGGCAAGGGCGTCAAGAACTATATCGGCGGCAATTGCACCGTGTCGTGCATGATGATGGGCCTGGGCGGCCTTTTCCAGCACGACCTGATCGACTGGATGACGTCGATGACGTACCAGGCGGCATCGGGCGGCGGCGCGCAGCACATGCGCGAACTGCTGACGCAATTTGGCACCATCAACAGCTCCGTCAAGGCGCTGCTGGAAAACCCGGCGTCCGCCATCCTGGAAATCGACCGCCAGGTGCTGGCCACCCAGCACGGCTATTCGCCGGATGAAATCAAGCAATTCGGCGCGCCGCTGGCCGGCAACCTGATCCCGTGGATCGACAAGGACCTGGGCAACGGCCAGTCGAAAGAAGAGTGGAAGGCGGGCGCGGAAACGAACAAGATCCTCGGCCGCGGCATCGATTTCGGCACCAAGGAAATTCCCGTCGACGGCCTGTGCGTGCGCATCGGCGCCATGCGCTGCCATTCGCAGGCGCTGACCATCAAGCTGAAGAAAGACGTGCCGCTCGATGAAATCAATGACATCATCGCCAGCAACAATCAATGGGTGAAATTCGTGCCGAACACGCGCGAAGCGTCCGTGCGCGACCTGTCGCCGGCAGCCGTCACGGGCAGCCTGACGATTCCCGTCGGCCGCGTGCGCAAGATGAGCATGGGCGGCGAATACCTGTCCGCATTCACCGTGGGCGACCAGTTGCTGTGGGGCGCGGCCGAGCCGCTGCGCCGCATGCTGCGTATTTTGCTGGATGCGTAA
- a CDS encoding FimV/HubP family polar landmark protein: MLLSPAASAAELGKITVLSAAGQPLRAEVELSAIKPGEAASLLAKLAPPEAYRQANVEFNPALNALTFAVENRNGKPFIRISSAQPVAEPMVDLLLELSGKSGRQVREYAFVLDTPEARQTRGAQVTAPAEPGKGKAAADAAPAAAKKPAGEYKVKTGDTLSRIASELKPSGVSLDMMLVALYRANPDAFKGENMNRMQAGRILAVPGADAVRATGAAEAKGIVTAHAIDFEAYRNKLAGQVSQSKPAKAAQATQSTAGKIGATKVQEKPTAVSESQDKLKLSKAEPAAKSAGKSAVASEEDKIAKAKQVDEAAARVKELEKNVSDLEKLMAVKSKAMADKSAPAPAKPAEAAASAPASAPAEAQPPAPQPAAPKVKPVPLVKKPSPLEPTITDKINDHLGAIGIGIAALLAAVAALVVARRRKETPQPAQGDIAPVVEPEPEAPVTPPSGLAPEDQQSEASNHLFGTGAAAAGVAAAAGASMLDANETDPVAEADVYIAYGRDGQAEDILKEALRIHPERHAARLKLLEIYSARNDVRAFEDQASELYSLTRGQGEEWPQAAALGLALDPTNPLYGDTEDDAVVSLSKAAGDDVHGQSMDLPDEPPAPLADLAPAEPVSSVTARDARDPLDFDLDSLDFEPVSTSEPIVMPGPDSKPVPAAHDAQYDASMDFGLDLEPPAGPVNGVGAGLTPLPDPLKDVDLAHFDLDEPVAPAAAPVAAAEPSLDSLFDDAQAPASLPEAIPPAQEFDLSGIDLDLNDGKTASVGVDDPLSAIHMEMDTKLDLAIAYQEIGDKEGARELIDEVIKGGSEEQVAKANTMRALLS; this comes from the coding sequence GTGTTATTGTCACCGGCGGCATCCGCAGCCGAGCTGGGCAAGATCACGGTGCTGTCCGCCGCCGGCCAGCCGCTGCGCGCCGAGGTCGAATTATCGGCCATCAAGCCAGGCGAGGCAGCCAGCCTGCTGGCCAAGCTGGCGCCGCCGGAGGCCTATCGCCAGGCCAACGTGGAATTCAATCCCGCATTGAACGCTTTGACGTTTGCCGTGGAAAACCGCAATGGCAAGCCCTTCATCCGCATCAGCTCGGCGCAACCGGTGGCCGAGCCCATGGTGGATCTCTTGCTGGAACTGAGCGGCAAGAGCGGTCGCCAGGTGCGCGAATATGCGTTCGTGCTCGACACGCCGGAAGCGCGCCAGACGCGCGGCGCGCAAGTGACGGCGCCGGCCGAACCGGGCAAAGGCAAGGCGGCGGCCGATGCTGCGCCAGCTGCGGCGAAAAAGCCGGCCGGGGAATACAAGGTCAAGACGGGCGACACCCTGAGCCGCATCGCCAGCGAACTGAAGCCTTCGGGCGTGTCGCTCGACATGATGCTCGTCGCCCTGTACCGCGCCAATCCCGACGCCTTCAAGGGCGAGAACATGAACCGCATGCAGGCCGGGCGCATCCTGGCCGTGCCTGGCGCGGACGCCGTGCGCGCTACCGGTGCGGCTGAAGCGAAGGGCATCGTGACGGCGCACGCCATCGATTTCGAGGCCTACCGCAACAAGCTGGCAGGTCAGGTGTCGCAAAGTAAGCCGGCCAAGGCCGCGCAAGCGACGCAAAGCACGGCCGGCAAGATCGGTGCGACCAAGGTGCAGGAAAAGCCGACGGCCGTGAGCGAGTCGCAAGACAAGCTGAAACTGTCGAAGGCGGAGCCGGCGGCCAAGTCGGCCGGCAAGAGCGCCGTCGCCAGCGAGGAAGACAAGATCGCCAAGGCGAAACAGGTCGATGAAGCCGCTGCACGCGTCAAGGAGCTGGAAAAGAACGTCAGCGACCTGGAAAAGTTGATGGCGGTCAAGAGCAAGGCCATGGCCGACAAGAGCGCCCCCGCACCCGCCAAACCGGCCGAGGCCGCTGCCAGCGCACCCGCCAGCGCGCCGGCCGAGGCGCAGCCGCCCGCACCTCAGCCTGCCGCACCGAAGGTCAAACCGGTGCCGCTGGTGAAAAAACCATCGCCGCTGGAGCCGACGATTACCGACAAGATCAATGACCACCTGGGCGCCATCGGCATCGGCATCGCCGCGCTGCTGGCGGCCGTGGCCGCACTGGTGGTCGCGCGGCGCCGCAAGGAGACGCCGCAGCCAGCCCAGGGCGATATCGCCCCCGTGGTCGAGCCGGAACCGGAAGCGCCCGTGACGCCGCCGTCCGGCCTGGCGCCGGAAGACCAGCAGTCCGAAGCGAGCAATCACCTGTTCGGTACGGGCGCGGCCGCTGCCGGCGTGGCCGCCGCGGCGGGCGCCAGCATGCTCGATGCGAATGAAACGGACCCCGTCGCCGAAGCGGACGTGTATATCGCTTACGGCCGCGATGGTCAGGCGGAAGACATCCTCAAGGAAGCCTTGCGCATCCACCCGGAACGCCATGCGGCCCGCCTGAAGCTGCTGGAAATCTATTCGGCCCGCAACGACGTGCGCGCGTTTGAAGACCAGGCCAGCGAGCTCTACAGTCTGACGCGTGGCCAGGGCGAGGAGTGGCCGCAGGCGGCCGCGCTGGGACTGGCGCTCGATCCCACCAATCCCCTGTATGGCGATACGGAAGACGACGCCGTGGTCAGCCTGAGCAAGGCAGCCGGCGACGACGTGCATGGCCAGAGCATGGACTTGCCCGACGAGCCGCCCGCGCCGCTGGCCGACCTGGCGCCGGCCGAGCCGGTCTCCTCCGTGACGGCCCGCGATGCGCGCGACCCCCTCGACTTTGACCTCGACAGCCTCGATTTCGAACCTGTTTCCACCAGCGAGCCGATCGTCATGCCTGGGCCGGACAGCAAGCCGGTCCCTGCCGCGCACGATGCGCAGTATGACGCCAGCATGGATTTCGGCCTGGACCTGGAGCCGCCTGCCGGCCCCGTCAATGGCGTGGGCGCCGGTTTGACGCCATTGCCTGATCCCTTGAAGGATGTCGACCTGGCCCACTTCGACCTCGACGAACCCGTGGCGCCGGCTGCCGCGCCCGTCGCGGCGGCCGAGCCTTCCCTCGACAGCCTGTTCGACGATGCGCAAGCGCCGGCGAGCTTGCCGGAAGCGATACCGCCCGCACAGGAATTCGACCTGTCCGGCATCGACCTGGATCTCAACGATGGCAAGACGGCCAGCGTGGGCGTGGACGACCCGTTGTCGGCTATCCACATGGAAATGGATACCAAGCTGGACCTGGCGATCGCATACCAGGAAATCGGCGACAAGGAAGGCGCGCGCGAGCTGATCGATGAGGTCATCAAGGGTGGCAGCGAAGAGCAGGTCGCCAAGGCGAATACCATGAGAGCTTTGCTGAGCTAA